In Ancalomicrobiaceae bacterium S20, the following proteins share a genomic window:
- a CDS encoding alpha/beta hydrolase, whose product MRRFFASLAFAGLLAGTSLSPAVAQQTGPIQVSSGIKYEFLARWDVDRLNKIMQVDTPKFAGVTVTNTPARNAVRLYRVTYNSVVPEKGNKPIVVSGLLAIPDVDAKSFPTVSYQHGTVYGREQVPSFPEQSDETRLMIAQFAGQGYVLMGSDYFGMGISTEPEGYMVKASHQQACTDMIGAGRAVLDQMKITSDKLFLSGWSQGGFVTMACLQKLEKDGVKVDGAATASAPLDLSALMNGFLNFPRKNDAVWLNSIVILSAFAFENYYGIPGMARSVIADEYYDMAKAAYDRTALPNGKPLDPAAIPTDLHKLMKPEYFDSQFFAASAYGRLMNATESYHWLIKSPVRNYYGEADEAITVGVGRMAMTYQQAIGAGNPLVEAVSTGQTTHRGTFVTAVPQWKAWFDGR is encoded by the coding sequence ATGCGCCGTTTCTTCGCCTCGCTCGCCTTCGCCGGCCTCCTCGCCGGCACTTCGCTGTCGCCCGCCGTGGCTCAGCAGACCGGCCCGATCCAGGTCTCATCGGGCATCAAGTACGAGTTTCTCGCGCGCTGGGACGTCGACCGCCTGAACAAGATCATGCAGGTCGACACGCCGAAATTCGCAGGCGTGACCGTGACCAACACGCCGGCCCGCAACGCCGTGCGGCTCTATCGCGTCACCTACAACTCGGTCGTGCCGGAAAAGGGCAACAAGCCGATCGTGGTCTCGGGCCTGCTGGCAATCCCGGATGTCGACGCCAAGTCGTTCCCGACCGTGTCCTATCAGCACGGCACCGTCTACGGCCGCGAGCAGGTGCCGTCGTTCCCCGAGCAGTCCGATGAAACCCGGCTCATGATCGCCCAGTTCGCCGGGCAGGGCTACGTGCTGATGGGCTCGGACTATTTCGGCATGGGCATCTCGACCGAGCCGGAAGGCTACATGGTCAAGGCCAGCCACCAGCAGGCCTGCACGGACATGATCGGCGCCGGCCGCGCCGTGCTCGATCAGATGAAGATCACGAGCGACAAGCTGTTCCTCTCCGGCTGGTCGCAGGGCGGCTTCGTCACCATGGCCTGCCTGCAAAAGCTCGAGAAGGACGGCGTCAAGGTCGACGGCGCGGCGACCGCCAGCGCCCCGCTCGATCTCAGCGCGCTGATGAACGGCTTCCTGAACTTCCCGCGCAAGAACGACGCCGTCTGGCTGAACAGCATCGTGATCCTGTCCGCCTTCGCCTTCGAGAACTACTACGGCATCCCCGGCATGGCCCGCTCGGTGATCGCCGACGAATACTACGACATGGCCAAGGCCGCCTACGATCGTACGGCCCTGCCGAACGGCAAGCCGCTCGATCCGGCCGCCATTCCGACCGATCTGCACAAGCTGATGAAGCCGGAGTACTTCGATTCGCAGTTCTTCGCCGCGTCCGCCTACGGCCGCCTGATGAACGCGACCGAAAGCTATCATTGGCTGATCAAGTCGCCGGTGCGCAACTACTATGGCGAGGCCGACGAGGCAATCACCGTCGGCGTCGGCCGCATGGCGATGACCTATCAGCAGGCGATCGGTGCCGGCAACCCGCTGGTCGAAGCCGTTTCGACCGGCCAGACCACGCATCGCGGCACCTTCGTCACCGCCGTGCCGCAGTGGAAGGCGTGGTTCGACGGCCGCTGA
- a CDS encoding ornithine cyclodeaminase family protein: MKTLLLSKDDVRQLISMSEVIGAVEDAYKAFNSDQVIQPGYIGIDLPDPRGEIDFKVGYCKAGELISMKASSGGFVDNPTAYGVPSGMASIILFDGRSGALICVMDGSLILGLRTGASGAVSVKALARKNASTVASIGTGNQARMQIRAVSEIINIEEIYAWDSNPEAVLQYQADIQAEFGIPVTVSRSKKDAVTRADILITTTRGKGSLVEADWVRPGTHIVAIGTDQRGKQELDPEIFRNAKVVVDSMMQCTEKGETWHPIDREIIAKEDIHGEIGEILLGQKPGRESDDEITIFDSTGMAIQDNTTAGRIYRNAVANGVGTFFSFFGE, from the coding sequence ATGAAAACGCTGCTACTCAGCAAAGATGACGTCAGGCAGCTGATCAGCATGTCCGAGGTCATCGGCGCCGTCGAAGATGCGTACAAGGCGTTCAACAGCGATCAGGTGATTCAGCCCGGATATATCGGCATCGATCTCCCCGATCCTCGCGGTGAAATCGACTTCAAGGTCGGGTACTGCAAAGCCGGCGAATTGATCTCCATGAAAGCCTCGTCGGGAGGGTTCGTCGACAACCCGACCGCATACGGCGTGCCCAGCGGCATGGCCTCCATCATCCTGTTCGACGGGAGGAGTGGAGCGCTGATCTGTGTGATGGACGGAAGCCTGATCCTCGGGCTCAGGACGGGCGCCTCCGGGGCCGTTTCCGTCAAGGCGCTGGCCAGGAAGAACGCTTCAACGGTCGCATCGATCGGGACCGGCAATCAAGCGAGGATGCAGATCCGCGCGGTCAGCGAGATCATCAACATCGAAGAGATCTATGCATGGGACAGTAATCCCGAGGCGGTTCTTCAATATCAGGCCGATATTCAAGCCGAGTTTGGCATTCCTGTCACGGTTTCCCGCTCAAAAAAGGATGCGGTGACACGGGCCGATATCCTGATTACCACGACCCGCGGCAAGGGTTCGCTGGTGGAAGCGGATTGGGTGAGGCCCGGCACGCACATCGTTGCGATCGGCACCGACCAGCGCGGCAAACAAGAGTTGGATCCGGAGATCTTCCGGAACGCGAAAGTCGTCGTCGACTCCATGATGCAATGCACGGAGAAGGGTGAGACCTGGCACCCTATCGACAGGGAAATCATCGCCAAAGAAGACATTCATGGCGAAATTGGCGAGATTCTTCTGGGGCAAAAACCCGGTCGGGAAAGCGACGACGAAATCACGATCTTCGACTCAACGGGGATGGCCATACAAGACAACACGACAGCGGGCAGAATTTACCGGAACGCGGTCGCCAATGGCGTTGGTACGTTCTTTTCATTCTTTGGGGAATGA
- a CDS encoding threonine/serine dehydratase, with protein sequence MCEHPTIEDIREARQRLMPHVRHTPLLRAEKLDGAAGCQLYLKPEMLQITGAFKIRGALNKVLSLPREAIENGIIATSSGNHAQGLSYAAKMLGVKVILVLPANSPKIKIENTKALGAEVVLFDGDTAARWAKVYEIAEGKKYAVVHGFEDPLVMAGQGTIGCEILDDLDDVDTVIVPMGGGGLISGIATAIKETKPSVRVIGAEPALTPKYFHSRKNKERTSLPLKDTIADGLRISVPGRNPYPIIEKYVDEIVLVEDEFIVAGMRSLARDAKLIAEPAASIGVGALLAGSIDVRSDEKVCAVLSGGNWDLPALAEIYAAAG encoded by the coding sequence ATGTGTGAGCATCCTACCATCGAGGACATCCGGGAAGCCCGCCAAAGGCTGATGCCTCACGTGAGGCACACGCCGCTGTTGCGCGCGGAGAAACTGGATGGTGCGGCCGGTTGCCAGCTATACCTCAAGCCCGAGATGCTGCAGATCACCGGTGCCTTCAAGATCCGTGGCGCCCTGAACAAGGTACTTTCGCTGCCGCGTGAAGCGATAGAGAACGGTATTATTGCGACGTCTTCGGGGAACCACGCGCAAGGGCTTTCCTATGCGGCCAAGATGCTCGGCGTAAAGGTAATACTGGTCCTTCCTGCGAACTCACCCAAGATCAAGATCGAAAATACGAAGGCCCTCGGGGCCGAAGTCGTTCTGTTCGACGGAGACACCGCGGCCCGATGGGCCAAGGTCTACGAGATCGCCGAAGGAAAGAAGTATGCCGTCGTTCACGGCTTCGAGGATCCCCTCGTCATGGCCGGTCAAGGAACGATCGGGTGCGAGATCCTCGATGATCTCGACGATGTGGACACGGTCATCGTTCCCATGGGGGGCGGCGGTCTGATCTCCGGCATCGCGACCGCCATCAAAGAGACGAAGCCATCGGTGCGCGTCATCGGAGCCGAACCTGCCTTGACGCCGAAGTATTTCCACAGCCGAAAGAACAAGGAGCGGACCTCGCTGCCCTTGAAAGACACGATCGCGGATGGCCTGAGGATCAGCGTTCCGGGTCGAAATCCGTACCCGATCATCGAAAAATACGTCGACGAAATCGTCCTGGTCGAGGACGAGTTCATCGTCGCCGGCATGCGTTCCCTTGCCCGGGACGCGAAGCTGATCGCTGAACCGGCTGCTTCGATCGGCGTCGGCGCTCTGTTGGCGGGCAGCATCGACGTCAGATCCGACGAAAAGGTCTGTGCCGTGTTGTCCGGCGGAAACTGGGATCTACCCGCCCTTGCCGAGATCTACGCTGCCGCGGGATAG
- a CDS encoding bifunctional salicylyl-CoA 5-hydroxylase/oxidoreductase encodes MRIVCIGGGPAGLYFGLLMKKLHPEHSVTVVERNKPYDTFGWGVVFSDATMASMRQWDPETAAEIEDAFNHWDDIEVWFKGTRQRTSGHGFVGIGRKQLLNILQRRCERLGVELVFEREVDSDLDFPDADLIIASDGINSKVRNRYTEVFQPDLLVRPNRYIWLGTKKLYDAFTFDFRKTEHGWFQAHIYKFDAETSTFIVETTEEAYQAHGLGELDQDGSIAFCEKLFEEVLDGAPLMTNARHLRGSSWLNFNRLICGKWSHFNGRSHVVLMGDAAHTAHFAIGSGTKLAIDDAIELARQFETLGHGVDTIPAVLATYEEIRRVDVARIQNAARNAMEWFEVVGRRYADTLEPEQFMYSMLTRSQRISHENLRLRDPAWLEGYERWFAAKSGLPVTGNGRATPPMFTPYKLRDVSLPNRIVVSPMAMYSATDGVLGDFHLVHLGARAMGGAGLVFAEMTCVSPDARITPGCLGLWDDAQIEGWKRFVDFVHANSDAKVACQIGHAGRKGATKRAWDGIDQPLEEGGWPLISASALPYLEGSQVPKAMDRADMDRVVADFVAATRRAAAAGVDWLELHAAHGYLLSSFLSPLTNRRADEYGGSHENRARFPLEVFRAIRAVWPAEKPISVRLSCHDWFEGGNTPEDAAIFAAMFKDAGADLIDCSSGQVWKQEKPVYGRLFQTPFSDKIRNEVRIPTIAVGAISEADHANSIIAAGRADLCAIARPHLADPSWALHEAAKIGLKSVAWPKQYRSAKGQYEANLERAAAQ; translated from the coding sequence ATGCGCATCGTCTGCATCGGCGGCGGCCCGGCTGGGCTCTATTTCGGGCTCCTGATGAAGAAGCTTCATCCGGAGCACTCGGTCACGGTGGTCGAGCGCAACAAGCCCTACGACACGTTCGGCTGGGGCGTGGTGTTCTCCGACGCGACCATGGCCTCGATGCGCCAGTGGGATCCGGAGACCGCGGCCGAGATCGAGGATGCGTTCAACCACTGGGACGACATCGAGGTCTGGTTCAAGGGCACCCGCCAGCGCACCAGCGGGCACGGCTTCGTCGGCATCGGCCGCAAGCAGCTCCTCAACATCCTGCAGCGGCGCTGCGAGCGGCTCGGCGTCGAACTGGTGTTCGAGCGCGAGGTCGACAGCGATCTCGACTTCCCCGACGCCGACCTGATCATCGCTTCCGACGGCATCAATTCGAAGGTGCGCAACCGGTACACCGAGGTGTTCCAGCCCGACCTGCTGGTGCGGCCGAACCGCTACATCTGGCTCGGCACCAAGAAGCTCTACGACGCCTTCACCTTCGACTTCCGCAAGACCGAGCACGGCTGGTTCCAGGCGCATATCTACAAGTTCGACGCCGAGACCTCGACCTTCATCGTCGAAACGACCGAGGAGGCCTATCAGGCCCACGGTCTCGGCGAACTCGACCAGGACGGTTCAATTGCCTTTTGTGAAAAGCTGTTCGAGGAGGTGCTCGACGGCGCGCCGCTGATGACCAACGCGCGGCATCTGCGCGGCTCGTCCTGGCTCAACTTCAACCGCCTGATCTGCGGCAAGTGGAGCCACTTCAACGGCCGCTCGCATGTCGTGCTGATGGGCGACGCGGCCCATACCGCGCATTTCGCGATCGGTTCGGGCACCAAGCTCGCCATCGACGACGCGATCGAACTGGCGCGCCAGTTCGAGACGCTCGGGCACGGCGTCGACACGATCCCGGCGGTGCTCGCCACCTACGAGGAGATCCGCCGCGTCGACGTCGCACGCATCCAGAATGCCGCGCGCAATGCGATGGAATGGTTCGAGGTGGTCGGTCGCCGCTATGCCGACACGCTGGAGCCCGAGCAGTTCATGTATTCGATGCTGACGCGCTCGCAGCGCATCAGCCACGAGAACCTGCGTCTGCGCGATCCGGCCTGGCTCGAGGGCTATGAGCGCTGGTTCGCGGCCAAGTCGGGTCTGCCGGTCACGGGCAACGGCCGCGCAACGCCGCCGATGTTCACGCCCTACAAGCTCCGCGACGTGTCGCTGCCGAACCGGATCGTCGTGTCGCCGATGGCGATGTATTCGGCGACCGACGGCGTGCTCGGCGACTTCCATCTCGTCCATCTCGGCGCCCGCGCCATGGGCGGCGCGGGGCTCGTCTTCGCCGAGATGACCTGCGTGTCGCCGGATGCGCGCATCACGCCCGGCTGCCTCGGCCTGTGGGACGATGCCCAGATCGAGGGCTGGAAGCGCTTCGTCGATTTTGTTCACGCCAATTCGGACGCCAAGGTCGCCTGCCAGATCGGTCATGCCGGCCGCAAGGGCGCGACCAAGCGCGCCTGGGACGGCATCGACCAGCCTCTGGAAGAGGGTGGCTGGCCGCTGATCTCGGCCTCGGCGCTGCCCTATCTGGAAGGCTCTCAGGTGCCGAAGGCGATGGACCGCGCGGACATGGACCGCGTCGTCGCCGACTTCGTCGCAGCGACCCGGCGTGCCGCCGCGGCTGGCGTCGACTGGCTCGAGCTCCACGCCGCGCACGGCTATCTGCTGTCGAGCTTCCTGTCGCCGCTGACCAACCGGCGCGCGGACGAATACGGGGGCTCTCACGAGAACCGCGCGCGGTTCCCGCTCGAGGTGTTCCGCGCCATCCGGGCCGTCTGGCCGGCGGAGAAGCCGATCTCGGTGCGCCTGTCGTGCCACGACTGGTTCGAGGGCGGTAATACGCCCGAAGACGCGGCGATCTTCGCCGCAATGTTCAAGGACGCCGGCGCGGACCTGATCGACTGCTCGTCGGGTCAGGTCTGGAAGCAGGAGAAGCCAGTCTATGGCCGGCTGTTCCAGACGCCGTTCTCCGACAAGATCCGCAACGAGGTGCGCATCCCGACCATCGCGGTCGGCGCGATCTCGGAGGCCGACCACGCCAATTCGATCATCGCGGCCGGCCGCGCCGATCTCTGCGCGATCGCCCGACCGCATCTGGCCGATCCGTCCTGGGCGCTGCACGAGGCGGCCAAGATCGGGCTGAAGTCGGTCGCCTGGCCGAAGCAGTACCGCTCCGCCAAGGGTCAGTACGAGGCGAATCTCGAACGCGCCGCGGCGCAGTGA
- a CDS encoding ATP-binding cassette domain-containing protein: MTGTGTPEPILVLDGVEKAFGALQVTRNVSLDVRAGEVHALIGPNGAGKTTLISQIAGSLRPDAGRIRFDGADVTGLGVAARARRGLGRVFQISHVVGSFTALRECRGRGDRGRRRCVPVLAAGARRSRAQDEGRSRARPCRPGRPPRHPAGSLSHGERRALELAMCLVQNPKLLLLDEPMAGTGRAEGERLTELLVSLKGRIPILLVEHDMNTVFRLADRISVLIYGAVAITGEPAAVRADPVVRRAYLGEEEAV; this comes from the coding sequence ATGACCGGAACAGGAACCCCCGAACCGATCCTCGTCCTCGACGGCGTGGAAAAAGCCTTCGGCGCGCTGCAGGTCACCCGCAACGTCTCGCTCGACGTGCGCGCCGGCGAGGTCCACGCCCTGATCGGCCCGAACGGCGCCGGCAAGACCACGCTGATCTCGCAGATCGCCGGCTCGCTGAGGCCGGATGCCGGGCGGATCCGCTTCGACGGCGCCGACGTGACCGGGCTCGGCGTCGCCGCCCGCGCCCGGCGCGGCCTCGGCCGCGTGTTCCAGATCTCCCACGTGGTCGGCTCGTTCACCGCGCTTCGAGAATGTCGCGGTCGCGGCGATCGCGGCCGGCGGCGGTGCGTTCCGGTTCTGGCGGCCGGCGCTCGCCGATCTCGCGCTCAAGACGAAGGCCGAAGCCGCGCTCGACCGTGTCGGCCTGGCCGACCGCCGCGCCACCCCGCCGGCAGCCTCTCGCACGGCGAGCGCCGCGCGCTCGAACTGGCCATGTGCCTGGTCCAGAACCCGAAGCTGCTGCTGCTCGACGAGCCCATGGCCGGCACCGGCCGCGCCGAGGGCGAACGGCTCACCGAACTGCTCGTGTCGCTCAAGGGCCGGATCCCGATCCTGCTGGTCGAGCACGACATGAACACCGTGTTCCGCCTCGCCGACCGGATCTCGGTGCTGATCTACGGCGCGGTCGCGATCACCGGCGAGCCGGCCGCGGTGCGCGCCGATCCCGTGGTGCGCCGGGCCTATCTCGGCGAGGAGGAGGCGGTCTGA
- a CDS encoding ABC transporter substrate-binding protein: MPPFGKMPFASALMLASALVATPLLSSAALADPVKIGFVSTLSGPSAALGVHMRDGFLLAVKELGGKLGGQPTEVVVVDDELKPDVAVTKVKALLDRDKVDIVAGVVFSNVMMAIQKPVLENETFIVSGNAGPSPLAGKGCSPYFFSASYQNDQNHEVMGKYAQDKGYKRVVLMTPNYQAGKDSMAGFKRHFKGEVVEEIFTPLGQLDFSAELAKIAAANPDALFTFMPGGMGVNLVKQFNQAGLKDKIPFLSAFTVDETTLPATQDAAIGLLSGAEWAPNIDTAENKAFVAAYEKEYGVVPSVYAAQGYDAAKLIDGALKATGGKVADKQAFRKALASAPFKSVRGGFSFNTNGFPVQDFYVAKAVKRADGKFATETVSKVFAEAKDAYVGECPLK; the protein is encoded by the coding sequence ATGCCGCCGTTTGGAAAGATGCCGTTCGCCTCGGCCCTGATGCTCGCCTCGGCTCTCGTGGCCACGCCGCTCCTGTCGTCGGCGGCCCTGGCCGATCCGGTGAAGATCGGCTTCGTGTCGACGCTGTCGGGGCCGTCGGCGGCGCTCGGCGTGCACATGCGCGACGGCTTCCTGCTCGCGGTCAAGGAACTCGGCGGCAAGCTCGGGGGACAGCCGACCGAGGTCGTCGTGGTCGATGACGAGCTGAAGCCCGACGTCGCCGTCACCAAGGTCAAGGCGCTGCTGGATCGCGACAAGGTCGACATCGTCGCCGGCGTCGTCTTCTCCAACGTCATGATGGCGATCCAGAAGCCGGTGCTCGAGAACGAGACCTTCATCGTCTCCGGCAACGCCGGCCCGTCGCCGCTCGCCGGCAAGGGCTGCTCGCCGTATTTCTTTTCGGCCTCCTACCAGAACGACCAGAACCACGAAGTCATGGGCAAGTATGCCCAGGACAAGGGCTACAAGCGGGTCGTCCTGATGACGCCGAACTACCAGGCCGGCAAGGATTCGATGGCCGGCTTCAAGCGCCACTTCAAGGGCGAGGTGGTCGAGGAGATCTTCACACCGCTCGGCCAGCTCGACTTCTCGGCCGAACTCGCGAAGATCGCGGCCGCCAATCCGGATGCACTGTTCACGTTCATGCCGGGCGGCATGGGCGTCAATCTGGTCAAGCAGTTCAACCAGGCCGGGCTCAAGGACAAGATCCCGTTCCTGTCGGCCTTCACGGTCGACGAGACGACGCTGCCGGCGACCCAGGACGCCGCGATCGGGCTCCTGTCGGGCGCGGAATGGGCGCCGAACATCGACACGGCCGAGAACAAGGCCTTCGTGGCGGCTTATGAGAAGGAATACGGCGTGGTGCCGTCGGTCTATGCGGCGCAGGGCTATGACGCGGCCAAGCTGATCGACGGCGCGCTGAAGGCGACGGGCGGCAAGGTCGCCGACAAACAGGCGTTCCGCAAGGCGCTGGCGTCGGCGCCGTTCAAGTCGGTGCGCGGCGGGTTCTCGTTCAACACCAACGGCTTCCCCGTCCAGGACTTCTACGTCGCCAAGGCCGTCAAGCGCGCCGACGGCAAGTTCGCCACCGAGACCGTCTCGAAGGTTTTCGCCGAGGCAAAGGACGCGTACGTTGGCGAATGTCCGCTGAAGTGA
- a CDS encoding branched-chain amino acid ABC transporter permease — protein sequence MVPSVSAPSATAAAPRRRFLPGAAVLVVAVFALALVVSQFVGGGYGATLVVRTAVFALAAVSLSFLIGQAGLVSFGHAAPLGIGAYAVLIAGEYGVSDAFIVLPLAFAASALFSIATGAIALRTRGVYFIMITLAFAQMVFYVAASLSAFGGDDGMAIARRATVLGAKLLKTDTNLAVLAISALGLALFLFERLAASRFGLMLRAGRANEAKLMALGLDPYRHRLIALALAGGAAGLAGALLATQVEYVSPATMGWHISGELIVMVVLGGVGRLGGAVIGAVAVTALNEALGSFTEHWQLGLGLVIVVVALLRGTDLKALLSGMRGGSQ from the coding sequence ATGGTGCCTTCGGTCTCCGCTCCGTCCGCGACCGCCGCCGCGCCGCGTCGCCGGTTCCTGCCCGGCGCCGCCGTCCTCGTGGTCGCGGTCTTCGCGCTAGCTCTCGTGGTGTCGCAGTTCGTCGGCGGCGGCTACGGCGCGACGCTGGTGGTCAGAACCGCCGTCTTCGCGCTCGCGGCCGTTTCGCTCTCCTTCCTGATCGGCCAGGCCGGGCTCGTGAGCTTCGGCCATGCCGCGCCGCTCGGCATCGGCGCCTATGCCGTGCTGATCGCCGGCGAATACGGCGTCTCGGATGCCTTCATCGTGCTGCCGCTCGCCTTCGCGGCGAGCGCGCTGTTCTCGATCGCGACCGGCGCGATCGCGCTCCGCACCCGCGGCGTCTATTTCATCATGATCACGCTCGCCTTCGCGCAGATGGTCTTCTACGTCGCTGCCAGCCTGTCGGCCTTCGGCGGCGACGACGGCATGGCGATCGCCCGCCGCGCCACCGTGCTCGGCGCGAAACTGCTCAAGACCGACACCAATCTCGCCGTTCTCGCGATCAGCGCGCTCGGCCTGGCGCTGTTCCTGTTCGAACGGCTCGCCGCCTCGCGCTTCGGCCTGATGCTGCGTGCCGGCCGCGCCAACGAGGCCAAGCTGATGGCGCTCGGCCTCGATCCCTACCGGCACCGCCTGATCGCGCTGGCGCTGGCCGGCGGTGCCGCCGGGCTCGCCGGCGCCCTGCTCGCGACCCAGGTCGAATATGTTTCGCCGGCGACGATGGGCTGGCACATCTCGGGCGAACTGATCGTCATGGTCGTGCTCGGCGGCGTCGGCCGGCTCGGCGGCGCGGTGATCGGCGCGGTGGCGGTGACCGCACTGAACGAGGCGCTCGGCTCGTTCACCGAACATTGGCAGCTCGGGCTCGGCCTGGTGATCGTCGTCGTCGCCCTGCTGCGCGGTACCGATCTCAAGGCGCTTCTGTCAGGCATGCGCGGGGGTTCGCAATGA
- a CDS encoding branched-chain amino acid ABC transporter permease, with translation MTTALLVSQLLNGLQLGVILFLVAAGLTLVFGVMDFINLAHGVQYMLGAYLVAVAVATTGNFALGFALGLVGALLLGFVLEILVFRHLTRRDHLDQVLGTFGVILVVTEGVRIVFGAAPLAFPTPAALSGSVPLMPGLVYPVWRLVILAVGIAVAGLLWYIVNRTRIGMLVRAGSTHPETVSALGVDIDRLFVFVFAFGAMLAGLAGAMAGPLVSVEPTMGDKILIVAFVVIVIGGIGSIKGAFVSALLVGLVDTLGRAFAPDLLKLIVGKSAAAAAGPALSSMLIYLLMAVVLSIRPTGLFGGRAS, from the coding sequence ATGACCACCGCGCTGCTCGTCTCCCAGCTCCTGAACGGGCTCCAGCTCGGCGTGATCCTGTTTCTGGTCGCCGCCGGTCTGACGCTCGTCTTCGGCGTGATGGACTTCATCAATCTCGCCCACGGCGTCCAGTACATGCTCGGCGCCTATCTGGTCGCCGTCGCGGTCGCCACCACCGGCAATTTCGCGCTCGGCTTTGCCCTGGGCCTCGTCGGCGCGCTGCTGCTCGGCTTCGTGCTCGAGATCCTGGTGTTCCGACATCTGACCCGCCGCGACCACCTCGATCAGGTGCTCGGCACCTTCGGCGTGATCCTGGTCGTCACCGAGGGCGTCAGGATCGTGTTCGGCGCGGCACCGCTCGCCTTCCCGACGCCGGCCGCGCTGTCGGGCTCGGTGCCGCTGATGCCCGGCCTCGTCTATCCGGTCTGGCGACTGGTGATTCTGGCCGTCGGCATCGCGGTCGCCGGCCTGCTCTGGTACATCGTCAACCGCACGCGCATCGGCATGCTGGTCCGCGCCGGCTCGACCCATCCCGAGACCGTCTCCGCGCTCGGCGTCGACATCGATCGGCTGTTCGTCTTCGTCTTCGCCTTCGGCGCCATGCTCGCCGGCCTCGCCGGCGCCATGGCCGGCCCGCTGGTCTCGGTCGAGCCGACCATGGGCGACAAGATCCTGATCGTCGCCTTCGTCGTGATCGTGATCGGCGGCATCGGCTCGATCAAGGGTGCCTTCGTCTCGGCGCTGCTCGTCGGCCTCGTCGACACGCTCGGCCGCGCCTTCGCGCCCGATCTCCTGAAGCTCATCGTCGGCAAGTCGGCCGCCGCCGCGGCCGGACCCGCCTTGTCGTCGATGCTGATCTATCTGCTCATGGCCGTGGTGCTCAGCATCCGGCCGACCGGGCTGTTCGGCGGGAGGGCGTCGTGA
- a CDS encoding ABC transporter ATP-binding protein — protein MATPLVSLENLDTGYGGAQVLFGLGFEVMPGEVVTLMGRNGMGKTTTIRTLFGLLAPREGRIRVRGRDMTGMAPHKIAASGLGYVPEGRQIFPRLSVEENLVATARAPAARSTKADTGGAWTLDRVYAAFPRLKERRGNLGTQLSGGEQQMLAIGRALMTNPELLVLDEATEGLAPVIRGEIWTAIEALRADGLSILVVDKNIDALMRIADRHVVIEGGRVVWTGTTATLAADRTQATRFLEV, from the coding sequence ATGGCGACCCCGCTCGTTTCGCTCGAAAACCTCGACACCGGCTATGGCGGCGCGCAGGTGCTGTTCGGTCTCGGCTTCGAAGTCATGCCCGGCGAGGTGGTCACGCTCATGGGCCGCAACGGCATGGGCAAGACCACCACGATCCGGACCCTGTTCGGACTGCTCGCCCCGCGAGAAGGCCGCATCCGGGTGCGTGGCCGCGACATGACCGGCATGGCCCCGCACAAGATCGCGGCGAGCGGGCTCGGCTATGTGCCCGAGGGCCGCCAGATCTTCCCGCGCCTCAGCGTCGAGGAAAACCTCGTCGCCACGGCGCGGGCTCCCGCCGCCCGCAGCACCAAGGCCGACACCGGCGGCGCATGGACGCTCGACCGCGTCTATGCAGCCTTCCCGCGCCTCAAGGAACGGCGCGGCAACCTCGGCACCCAGCTCTCCGGCGGCGAACAGCAGATGCTGGCCATCGGCCGGGCACTGATGACCAACCCCGAACTGCTCGTGCTCGACGAGGCGACCGAAGGTCTCGCCCCGGTGATCCGCGGCGAGATCTGGACCGCGATCGAGGCGCTGCGCGCCGATGGCCTGTCGATCCTGGTCGTCGACAAGAACATCGACGCCCTGATGCGGATCGCCGACCGCCACGTCGTGATCGAAGGCGGCCGCGTGGTCTGGACCGGCACGACCGCAACACTCGCCGCCGACCGCACGCAGGCGACACGGTTTCTCGAGGTCTGA